From Leptolyngbya sp. FACHB-261, the proteins below share one genomic window:
- a CDS encoding IS1 family transposase (programmed frameshift), protein MHCPECGDTHIRKNGKKKGKQNHICAAYGRQFIDAYKSTRGYSDEVKAECLKMYVSGSGFRAIERGKGVDHTTVIHWVKQVATRLPDVYDPDTGPQVGELDELETFVGSKKNKIWLWTVVDHFKQGILGWVLGDRSGKTFKTLWDLVEPWHCYFYVTDGWKVYPCFIPPGDQIVSKTYMPLVENENTRLRHYLARLHRKTLCYSKTVEILAHSIRLLLHYLKFRELPVLA, encoded by the exons ATGCACTGTCCCGAGTGTGGCGATACTCATATCCGTAAGAACGGCAAGAAGAAAGGTAAGCAGAATCACATCTGCGCTGCCTATGGTCGCCAGTTTATCGATGCTTACAAAAGCACCCGTGGTTACAGCGATGAGGTCAAAGCCGAATGCCTCAAGATGTACGTCAGTGGCTCCGGCTTTCGCGCGATTGAACGGGGCAAAGGCGTCGACCATACCACAGTCATTCACTGGGTTAAGCAAGTGGCTACTCGCTTGCCCGATGTCTATGATCCAGACACAGGTCCCCAGGTCGGTGAACTCGATGAGCTGGAAACGTTTGTTGGCTCGAAAA AAAACAAAATCTGGCTCTGGACAGTCGTAGACCATTTCAAGCAAGGGATTCTGGGCTGGGTTTTAGGTGACCGTAGCGGCAAGACCTTCAAGACGTTGTGGGATCTGGTCGAACCCTGGCACTGTTATTTTTATGTCACAGATGGTTGGAAGGTCTATCCTTGCTTCATTCCACCAGGTGACCAAATTGTCAGCAAGACATACATGCCTCTGGTTGAAAATGAAAACACACGACTGCGGCACTACCTGGCTCGTTTGCATCGCAAGACTTTGTGTTATTCCAAGACCGTAGAAATACTGGCACACTCTATTCGATTGCTACTGCACTATCTCAAGTTTCGGGAGCTGCCTGTTCTAGCCTAG
- a CDS encoding DUF6713 family protein has protein sequence MLIKETVVAKPMLSWLYLVNATILITHQIDAAYWHEWNLFGMPGGIQLNLLLNIPLVMLILFGQRCLTQGRTAGIVFSWLLVAGGVIAVSIHSYFLLHGDESFRLPVSLGLLAATFFLSLAQAIVLFYATPVIKMPPNVAVEAD, from the coding sequence ATGTTGATTAAAGAGACAGTGGTAGCCAAGCCTATGCTTTCTTGGCTCTATCTTGTGAATGCAACCATCCTTATTACGCACCAAATCGACGCTGCATATTGGCATGAGTGGAATTTGTTTGGGATGCCGGGGGGAATTCAACTAAACTTGCTACTTAACATTCCACTGGTCATGCTGATCCTTTTCGGTCAGCGATGTTTAACTCAAGGTCGTACCGCTGGTATTGTTTTTTCTTGGCTGCTCGTGGCTGGAGGAGTAATTGCAGTTAGTATTCACTCGTATTTCCTTCTGCATGGCGACGAGTCCTTCCGCCTACCCGTCTCACTCGGATTACTTGCTGCCACCTTTTTCCTTTCGCTAGCGCAAGCGATTGTATTATTCTACGCTACGCCTGTAATTAAGATGCCGCCTAACGTTGCTGTTGAAGCGGACTGA
- a CDS encoding helix-turn-helix domain-containing protein: MNNQTNKQARAYLAEAQVFDTTCAAPQALEHIASKWVILIIYALSQGTKRYSQLQQQIKGVSPKMLIQNLRKLEACGLVHRVVHPVVPPQVDYSLTPLGQTLVDPLTVLCEWAINHVHELKPGQKNRERRSS; this comes from the coding sequence GCATACCTTGCTGAAGCACAGGTGTTTGATACCACCTGTGCTGCTCCTCAAGCGCTCGAACATATTGCAAGCAAATGGGTGATTTTGATCATCTATGCACTCTCTCAAGGCACAAAGCGATATAGTCAACTACAACAGCAAATTAAGGGTGTCTCACCAAAAATGCTGATTCAAAATTTGCGAAAGCTGGAAGCTTGTGGGCTGGTTCATCGGGTCGTGCATCCAGTTGTGCCACCACAGGTAGATTACTCACTCACACCGCTTGGCCAAACACTTGTTGATCCATTAACAGTTCTCTGTGAATGGGCAATAAACCATGTTCACGAATTGAAACCCGGTCAAAAGAATCGAGAACGTAGGTCTTCTTGA
- a CDS encoding Crp/Fnr family transcriptional regulator, translating into MVITTEPYKLSTQNSLQNQILSVLPREEYERLAPHLQLVSLTQGEFLYAPGEPIEYVYFPNQGVISLVLTLEDGSMGEVGLIGQEGMVGLAVIWGNLPPTSQAQVQLPGDAFSLKASVIKTEFSRGGALQDLLLRYTKALFAQVSQSAVCNAKHTIEERLARWLLMSQDRVQSDEFPLTQEFISHMLGVRRAGVTVAAGDLQRAGLIRYSRGKIAIRDRESLEATACECYQVVKTEFEHLFDD; encoded by the coding sequence ATGGTTATAACGACGGAGCCTTATAAGCTTAGTACCCAAAATAGTCTTCAAAACCAGATTCTCTCTGTCCTGCCGAGGGAGGAGTACGAGCGGCTTGCACCTCACTTGCAACTCGTCTCGCTCACCCAAGGTGAGTTTCTCTATGCACCTGGCGAGCCAATCGAATATGTCTATTTTCCGAACCAGGGCGTTATCTCGCTGGTCCTGACCCTAGAAGACGGCTCAATGGGCGAGGTTGGTTTGATTGGGCAAGAGGGAATGGTGGGTCTAGCAGTCATCTGGGGAAACCTGCCTCCTACCAGTCAAGCTCAGGTACAGTTGCCTGGGGACGCCTTCAGTCTGAAGGCGTCAGTAATCAAGACAGAATTCAGTCGCGGCGGGGCTTTACAGGATCTGCTGCTGCGCTACACCAAAGCGCTGTTTGCCCAGGTTTCGCAGTCAGCCGTTTGCAACGCTAAACACACGATCGAAGAGCGGCTGGCTCGTTGGTTGCTGATGAGCCAAGACCGGGTTCAATCCGATGAGTTTCCGCTCACGCAAGAATTCATCTCGCACATGCTGGGAGTGCGCCGCGCTGGGGTGACGGTGGCGGCGGGTGACCTGCAACGGGCAGGGCTAATTCGCTACAGCCGAGGCAAGATCGCAATCCGGGATCGTGAGAGCTTAGAGGCCACTGCCTGCGAGTGCTACCAAGTTGTCAAAACAGAATTTGAGCATTTGTTTGATGACTAG
- a CDS encoding response regulator: MISVLNEGTRVEMLDIDPDQFGLEQKLLVLVVEDDEDNLFLATQILSYLGCVCASTNNVQIAVELSQRLKPALILLDLKLSGEDGLKVVRQLRLDPSTAAIAVIAVTAQVMPGHRERAIAAGCDDYLRKPYMLEELEAVVRQHLNLASPATQISADVESLP, translated from the coding sequence ATGATTTCCGTATTGAACGAGGGTACAAGAGTCGAGATGCTAGACATTGACCCTGATCAGTTTGGTCTTGAGCAAAAACTGCTGGTTCTCGTCGTTGAAGATGATGAGGACAACCTGTTTCTAGCGACGCAAATCTTGAGCTATTTAGGCTGTGTTTGTGCAAGCACAAACAACGTTCAGATAGCCGTCGAACTCAGTCAACGTCTAAAACCAGCCCTAATCCTGTTAGATCTAAAATTGTCAGGTGAGGATGGACTCAAAGTAGTTCGTCAACTAAGACTAGACCCAAGCACTGCTGCAATTGCGGTGATAGCAGTGACAGCGCAGGTGATGCCTGGGCACAGAGAGCGAGCCATCGCAGCAGGCTGTGATGACTATCTCAGAAAGCCTTATATGCTTGAGGAACTTGAGGCAGTTGTTCGACAACACCTCAACCTAGCAAGTCCAGCTACCCAAATAAGCGCCGATGTTGAGAGCTTACCGTAG